The Saxibacter everestensis genome has a window encoding:
- a CDS encoding ABC transporter ATP-binding protein produces the protein MSAAKKTPQVAIAAEEMLVGYDQGTVCGELNFSVEPGDVLALIGANGTGKSTVLKALLGALEPAEGKVYLLGSPVDDRELTFRRDVSSVMDEDAFFPSLTVREHLILMAKGHGLPDPEAAVNAEISAFGLIDREDALPSELSSGQRRRMLLASAFIRPFRVLVLDEPEQRLDPATRLALADRLRGIAADGAAIVMATHDAELLSGCADWAIVIDDEPYALTVEEAVAHLQS, from the coding sequence TTGAGCGCGGCTAAGAAAACTCCTCAGGTCGCGATCGCCGCCGAAGAGATGCTGGTCGGCTACGACCAGGGCACGGTGTGCGGCGAACTGAATTTCTCCGTCGAACCCGGTGATGTGCTCGCGCTGATCGGCGCCAACGGAACCGGCAAGTCGACGGTGCTTAAGGCGTTACTGGGAGCGCTAGAGCCGGCAGAGGGCAAGGTGTACCTGCTCGGCAGTCCGGTTGACGATCGCGAGCTGACGTTTCGCCGGGATGTTTCGTCAGTGATGGACGAGGACGCGTTCTTCCCGTCGCTCACCGTCCGCGAGCACCTCATTCTGATGGCGAAGGGCCACGGTCTGCCCGATCCGGAAGCTGCAGTCAATGCCGAAATCAGCGCCTTCGGCCTCATCGATCGCGAGGATGCGCTGCCCTCCGAGTTATCGTCCGGCCAGCGGCGCCGAATGCTGCTGGCCAGTGCCTTCATCCGGCCGTTCAGAGTTTTGGTGCTCGACGAACCGGAACAACGGCTCGACCCGGCCACCCGGCTGGCATTGGCCGATCGGCTGCGCGGCATTGCCGCCGACGGCGCGGCGATCGTGATGGCAACCCACGATGCAGAACTGCTCTCGGGCTGCGCGGACTGGGCGATCGTGATCGACGACGAACCGTACGCGCTCACCGTCGAAGAAGCGGTAGCGCACCTCCAGTCATGA
- a CDS encoding DUF6297 family protein: MTTQHPEVDERSQLSARQIKALTASATRKRSDKSFSVVLGDLYTALISIGVAVAMMGGAVVGLERSAGGPGGGGLLRTLAPATPIPVFWVAVMLLLAGTAIAAGLLARLGPISASEDQAVWWLSLPVSRRAFIAPSVWRLSGVLAIVGACGAILASIGAAAVSASGIAVGIIGGALLASLVILGQILGWRRGIVVVADIAAVVLPGVLVVLLSLGQLSDASLTSFALAIPPLWPLLNGPGGNLALALAIVLFVGAVITAVLRVDRLRLRQLRAAGSVSSRVASSVMTFDTREISRVLNPTVSRSRRKSAKFRLVDTPVAALLASEIKLFIRSPRRFGQLIVLACVPPVVAIIQGVLSSVAMVYVAMLISAYFAALTCVESARQAELNPSLDRLLPLPATTVFRVRSVIALVVMTVWMAVVCSVIAGIAGMGWQLVLLGVVSVPGFAAAGLRSAYRTAPNWSGSVVATPAGPIPLSAIASLRRGPDFALIGSLALGVALFLGAVPEVVLVAGLALGALLWMLASRNPIPPKKSWMERMSEEAEKQKQNQ; the protein is encoded by the coding sequence ATGACAACCCAGCACCCAGAGGTTGACGAACGGTCACAGCTTTCGGCCCGCCAGATCAAGGCGCTCACCGCAAGTGCCACCCGTAAACGCTCCGACAAGAGTTTCTCCGTTGTGTTGGGCGACCTGTATACGGCCCTGATCAGCATCGGCGTCGCGGTCGCCATGATGGGTGGCGCCGTGGTCGGCCTGGAACGCAGCGCCGGCGGCCCGGGCGGCGGGGGCCTGCTCCGGACGCTTGCCCCGGCAACGCCGATTCCGGTTTTCTGGGTTGCGGTGATGTTGCTGCTCGCCGGTACGGCGATTGCCGCAGGGCTGCTTGCCAGGCTCGGCCCGATCTCGGCGTCCGAGGACCAGGCCGTCTGGTGGCTTTCGCTGCCGGTCAGCCGGCGTGCCTTCATCGCACCGTCTGTGTGGCGGCTCAGCGGCGTGCTCGCCATTGTCGGCGCGTGCGGAGCAATCCTGGCCAGCATCGGCGCCGCAGCGGTGTCCGCGTCCGGTATCGCGGTGGGAATCATCGGCGGCGCGCTGCTGGCCTCCCTGGTCATTCTGGGACAGATTCTCGGCTGGCGGCGCGGCATCGTGGTGGTTGCGGATATCGCCGCTGTCGTTTTGCCCGGCGTGCTTGTCGTTCTGTTGAGCCTGGGCCAGCTCAGCGATGCCTCGCTGACCTCGTTCGCGCTTGCGATTCCACCGCTGTGGCCGCTGCTGAATGGGCCCGGCGGCAACCTTGCGCTGGCACTGGCGATCGTGTTGTTCGTCGGCGCCGTCATTACTGCCGTGCTCAGGGTTGACCGGCTTCGGTTGCGCCAGCTTCGCGCGGCGGGCTCCGTATCCAGCCGGGTGGCCTCGTCCGTGATGACCTTCGACACCAGGGAAATATCCCGGGTGCTGAACCCGACGGTGAGCCGCTCGCGCCGGAAGAGCGCGAAATTCCGGTTGGTGGACACCCCGGTGGCCGCATTGCTGGCCAGCGAGATCAAGCTGTTCATTCGTAGCCCCCGTCGGTTCGGCCAACTGATTGTGCTTGCCTGCGTGCCGCCGGTTGTCGCCATCATCCAGGGCGTGCTGTCGTCGGTGGCGATGGTCTACGTCGCCATGCTGATCAGCGCGTACTTCGCCGCGCTCACCTGCGTTGAATCTGCACGGCAGGCGGAGCTGAACCCGAGTCTGGACAGGTTGCTGCCGCTGCCGGCGACAACGGTTTTCCGGGTGCGCAGCGTTATCGCCCTCGTGGTGATGACTGTGTGGATGGCAGTTGTCTGCAGCGTGATTGCCGGAATTGCCGGAATGGGCTGGCAGCTCGTGCTTCTCGGAGTGGTGAGCGTGCCCGGCTTCGCCGCCGCCGGCCTGCGAAGCGCTTACCGCACCGCGCCGAACTGGTCGGGCAGCGTCGTGGCCACGCCTGCGGGCCCGATACCGCTCTCGGCGATCGCCTCGCTGCGCCGCGGACCCGACTTCGCGCTGATCGGCAGCCTGGCCCTTGGAGTCGCACTGTTCCTCGGTGCCGTGCCCGAGGTCGTGCTGGTCGCCGGCCTCGCGCTTGGCGCACTGCTGTGGATGCTTGCCTCCCGCAACCCGATCCCGCCGAAGAAGTCGTGGATGGAGCGAATGAGCGAAGAGGCTGAAAAACAGAAACAGAATCAGTGA
- the rsmD gene encoding 16S rRNA (guanine(966)-N(2))-methyltransferase RsmD: MTRIIAGAFGGLRLATPKGESTRPTSDRVRESLFSSLQHAGLIDDARVLDLFAGSGALGLESLSRGARKVVLVDRWQPAVAAAKTNVTAIVKAVPGCQGSAEVVKSPVDGFLDKSVATPFDLIFADPPYPLAEAELAALLAAVTDNGWLEPGGVIVVERSSRSPEPVWPEELARYRRAKHGETMLWFAERPI, from the coding sequence GTGACCAGGATCATTGCCGGGGCGTTCGGCGGGCTCCGGCTGGCCACCCCGAAGGGCGAAAGCACCCGGCCGACCAGCGACCGGGTACGTGAGTCGCTGTTCTCATCTCTACAACATGCCGGGCTAATCGACGACGCCCGGGTGCTCGATCTTTTCGCTGGTTCCGGCGCGCTCGGGCTGGAAAGCCTGAGCAGGGGAGCCCGCAAGGTCGTGCTGGTCGATCGATGGCAACCGGCGGTCGCCGCGGCGAAAACGAACGTCACCGCGATCGTGAAGGCCGTCCCGGGCTGCCAGGGCAGTGCAGAAGTGGTGAAGTCGCCGGTCGACGGCTTCCTGGACAAGTCCGTCGCCACTCCGTTCGACCTGATCTTCGCCGATCCGCCATACCCGCTGGCAGAAGCCGAGCTTGCCGCTTTGCTCGCGGCAGTCACCGACAATGGCTGGTTGGAACCTGGCGGTGTGATTGTGGTGGAGCGTTCCTCTCGTTCGCCGGAGCCTGTTTGGCCGGAAGAGCTTGCCCGGTACCGTCGCGCGAAGCATGGCGAAACGATGCTGTGGTTTGCAGAACGTCCGATTTAG